Proteins encoded together in one Coffea arabica cultivar ET-39 chromosome 2c, Coffea Arabica ET-39 HiFi, whole genome shotgun sequence window:
- the LOC113731922 gene encoding uncharacterized protein isoform X1, with protein MKRKRGSVRRKPKKTPVPVANNASANSSFLNAQGYSGDHDGCDGFDPTMEGETAHANATLSSFHQGLDEPAFPGETNGGNSIQNGNLLKSVASFAAKLSRTVGSSIAEPSDKALPLQGEKSQGKKPRLFHQDPQNNEQELNAALVVIKKIMKTDAAKPFNAPVDPAALGIPDYFDAIVSPMDFGTICNNLELGLKYTDAADVYKDVQLIWDNCSKYNKKGDYTLELMKRAKSNFIKHWNAAGLFRHPEEADNVHLEADPQDINGCFTRHNKEGHMFPAGSMINNSIHHERPDLVGLYQVQRHECSPCFSHMHSQHICSQCQCECQSSEFQSFQRHRSRRRPTAGRHMCSSGPISGEHYSQRQDEIRPFQKLSCQSSPSCGTQSHSCERPYKYQSNSSHLQPSSLLSGRDTQTAGHVHLPIHGVSFSSTCNICEHACSSVPMGYNSNHHKHYQMCSCPIHEHQSLLRCCDQYQQHQNSCQHYSHSSQMRNTEPDVRDAGNAVESTVRHTEGRLRYPMAPVTDGSSHQQQCQMGPSQVPSSPTMHSNSCQPQGKRYQCQLDFGHSERPLPEDRPNIGGAEHSNIPPHAESTIRHETDYSGSPDDNDDSSDEQEFQLGPNELQSPLLGQSDEPKEDGPQFQPSSSQPEPPMPQSGANMTNADHAGLERKTRGRGPTRCLKLLAEGMRISVTTNELGQPVGPEASKLVSFLGTLARNGNLAPLTYVDWRAVPEESKENMWEEVQKKFEIDPNSKSWVIKSLGKKWKDWKSKLKTAHYITHATDEERLADRDERVLPEQWAYLVSHWSSEEAEKRSATNRANRAQQKFGHVTGTKSFARIREEQRVKRSDGKAPSRAELFILTRTRKDGKPVNEASSAVITQLREIGSQRQNAFQNNNAGGDVFSQVVGRDRHGRVRCLGLGPSPSDFVGQKPTQAEAMKMVTEANDEVRQMKERLVAMEQTCTQMAQQMATMMSMMSSMQKNSTADNVPDVVVNGSGNSEGSPDQQVQSLPLRRSSRKGKF; from the exons ATGAAGCGCAAGCGTGGATCCGTTAGACGCAAGCCTAAAAAAACACCAGTGCCAGTTGCTAATAATGCATCTGcaaattcttcttttttgaATGCTCAAGGTTATTCTGGGGATCATGATGGATGTGATGGATTTGATCCTACCATGGAGGGTGAAACAGCACATGCAAATGCCACTTTAAGTTCTTTCCATCAGGGACTAGATGAACCAGCCTTTCCTGGGGAGACAAATGGTGGCAATTCAATACAGAATGGTAATCTGCTAAAGAGTGTTGCCAGCTTTGCAGCTAAGCTGTCAAGAACTGTTGGTTCATCAATTGCCGAGCCATCTGATAAAGCACTTCCGTTGCAAGGTGAAAAGTCACAAGGAAAGAAACCAAGACTATTCCATCAGGATCCTCAGAACAATGAGCAAGAGCTAAATGCTGCCCTTGTG GTGATTAAGAAGATTATGAAAACAGATGCAGCTAAGCCATTTAATGCTCCTGTGGACCCTGCAGCCTTGGGAATTCCA GATTATTTTGATGCTATTGTTTCTCCCATGGACTTTGGTACGATATGCAACAACCTAGAGTTGGGTTTAAAGTACACAGATGCAGCAGATGTCTACAAGGATGTGCAGTTAATTTGGGATAATTGTTCCAAGTACAATAAGAAAGGTGATTATACCCTGGAGCTCATGAAGCGGGCAAAGAGTAACTTTATAAAGCACTGGAATGCAGCTGGTTTATTCAGGCATCCTGAAGAAGCTGATAATG TACATTTAGAAGCAGATCCACAGGATATTAATGGCTGTTTCACAAGGCACAACAAAGAAGGGCATATGTTTCCAGCAGGTTCCATGATCAACAACTCCATCCATCATGAAAGACCTGATTTGGTTGGTCTTTACCAGGTGCAGAGACATGAATGTTCACCTTGCTTCAGCCACATGCACTCCCAGCATATATGCTCCCAGTGCCAGTGTGAGTGCCAATCTTCAGAGTTTCAGTCCTTCCAGCGCCATCGTAGCAGACGTCGTCCTACTGCAG GTAGGCATATGTGTTCCAGTGGACCAATTAGTGGAGAGCACTACAGCCAGCGGCAGGATGAGATTAGGCCCTTCCAAAAACTCTCGTGTCAATCCTCACCTAGTTGTGGCACTCAAAGCCATTCCTGTGAGAGACCCTACAAGTATCAATCGAACTCTAGCCATCTCCAACCTTCTAGCCTACTGTCTGGCAGAGATACTCAAACTGCAG GCCATGTGCATTTACCAATTCATGGAGTCTCTTTTTCCTCGACATGCAACATATGTGAGCATGCTTGCAGTTCAGTTCCAATGGGTTATAATTCCAACCACCACAAGCACTATCAGATGTGCTCCTGTCCCATTCATGAGCATCAATCTTTGCTGAGGTGTTGTGATCAATATCAGCAACATCAGAATTCTTGTCAGCATTACTCACACTCAAGTCAGATGCGGAATACGGAGCCTGATGTTAGAGATGCTGGAAATGCAG TTGAATCTACTGTCAGACATACCGAAGGCAGACTCAGATATCCAATGGCCCCAGTTACTGATGGTAGCAGCCACCAGCAGCAGTGTCAGATGGGTCCAAGCCAAGTGCCATCATCCCCAACGATGCATAGCAACTCATGTCAGCCTCAGGGAAAGAGGTATCAGTGCCAGTTAGACTTTGGTCATTCAGAAAGACCCCTGCCAGAAGACAGGCCAAATATTGGTGGAGCAG AACATTCAAATATCCCACCACATGCAGAATCTACCATTAGACATGAGACTGACTATTCGGGTAGCCCAGATGATAATGATGATAGCAGCGATGAGCAGGAATTTCAGCTAGGCCCCAATGAGTTACAGTCACCCTTATTGGGCCAGTCAGATGAGCCAAAGGAAGATGGCCCCCAATTTCAACCAAGCTCAAGCCAACCAGAACCTCCCATGCCGCAGAGTGGGGCTAATATGACAAATGCAG ACCACGCTGGTTTGGAGAGAAAAACTCGAGGGCGAGGACCCACACGGTGCCTTAAGTTGTTGGCAGAAGGGATGCGGATATCAGTCACCACAAATGAACTGGGGCAACCCGTTGGCCCTGAGGCTTCAAAATTGGTTAGCTTTCTGGGCACTCTTGCAAGGAATGGAAATTTGGCACCTCTTACATACGTTGACTGGAGGGCTGTGCCTGAAGAGAGCAAGGAGAATATGTGGGAGGAAGTTCAG AAGAAGTTTGAAATTGACCCAAATAGTAAAAGTTGGGTTATTAAATCCCTTGGCAAAAAGTGGAAAGACTGGAAATCCAAGTTGAAGACGGCACATTACATCACTCATGCAACTGATGAGGAGAGGCTAGCTGACCGTGATGAGAGAGTCCTTCCAGAACAATGGGCCTACCTTGTTTCACATTGGAGTTCCGAGGAAGCAGAG AAACGGAGTGCTACAAATAGGGCTAATCGTGCACAGCAGAAGTTTGGGCACGTTACAGGAACCAAGAGCTTTGCACGGATACGTGAAGAGCAG CGTGTTAAGAGATCTGATGGGAAGGCTCCATCTCGGGCAGAGCTATTCATCTTGACTCGCACGCGCAAAGATGGAAAGCCTGTAAATGAAGCATCCTCTGCTGTAATT ACCCAGCTTCGTGAAATTGGAAGTCAACGACAGAATGCCTTCCAGAACAACAATGCTGGAGGTGACGTCTTCTCTCAGGTTGTGGGTCGAGATAGACATGGTCGTGTGCGTTGTCTTGGATTGGGTCCATCTCCTTCTGATTTTGTGGGACAAAAACCTACGCAGGCTGAGGCCATGAAAATGGTGACAGAGGCGAATGATGAGGTACGCCAGATGAAAGAGCGGTTGGTGGCCATGGAGCAGACTTGTACGCAGATGGCACAACAGATGGCTACTATGATGTCGATGATGTCATCCATGCAGAAAAACTCGACAGCTGACAATGTGCCTGATGTA GTTGTTAATGGCTCAGGCAATTCCGAAGGTTCACCAGATCAGCAAGTACAATCCTTGCCATTAAGACGCTCAAGTAGAAAAGGCAAATTTTAG
- the LOC113731922 gene encoding uncharacterized protein isoform X2, protein MKRKRGSVRRKPKKTPVPVANNASANSSFLNAQGYSGDHDGCDGFDPTMEGETAHANATLSSFHQGLDEPAFPGETNGGNSIQNGNLLKSVASFAAKLSRTVGSSIAEPSDKALPLQGEKSQGKKPRLFHQDPQNNEQELNAALVVIKKIMKTDAAKPFNAPVDPAALGIPDYFDAIVSPMDFGTICNNLELGLKYTDAADVYKDVQLIWDNCSKYNKKGDYTLELMKRAKSNFIKHWNAAGLFRHPEEADNEADPQDINGCFTRHNKEGHMFPAGSMINNSIHHERPDLVGLYQVQRHECSPCFSHMHSQHICSQCQCECQSSEFQSFQRHRSRRRPTAGRHMCSSGPISGEHYSQRQDEIRPFQKLSCQSSPSCGTQSHSCERPYKYQSNSSHLQPSSLLSGRDTQTAGHVHLPIHGVSFSSTCNICEHACSSVPMGYNSNHHKHYQMCSCPIHEHQSLLRCCDQYQQHQNSCQHYSHSSQMRNTEPDVRDAGNAVESTVRHTEGRLRYPMAPVTDGSSHQQQCQMGPSQVPSSPTMHSNSCQPQGKRYQCQLDFGHSERPLPEDRPNIGGAEHSNIPPHAESTIRHETDYSGSPDDNDDSSDEQEFQLGPNELQSPLLGQSDEPKEDGPQFQPSSSQPEPPMPQSGANMTNADHAGLERKTRGRGPTRCLKLLAEGMRISVTTNELGQPVGPEASKLVSFLGTLARNGNLAPLTYVDWRAVPEESKENMWEEVQKKFEIDPNSKSWVIKSLGKKWKDWKSKLKTAHYITHATDEERLADRDERVLPEQWAYLVSHWSSEEAEKRSATNRANRAQQKFGHVTGTKSFARIREEQRVKRSDGKAPSRAELFILTRTRKDGKPVNEASSAVITQLREIGSQRQNAFQNNNAGGDVFSQVVGRDRHGRVRCLGLGPSPSDFVGQKPTQAEAMKMVTEANDEVRQMKERLVAMEQTCTQMAQQMATMMSMMSSMQKNSTADNVPDVVVNGSGNSEGSPDQQVQSLPLRRSSRKGKF, encoded by the exons ATGAAGCGCAAGCGTGGATCCGTTAGACGCAAGCCTAAAAAAACACCAGTGCCAGTTGCTAATAATGCATCTGcaaattcttcttttttgaATGCTCAAGGTTATTCTGGGGATCATGATGGATGTGATGGATTTGATCCTACCATGGAGGGTGAAACAGCACATGCAAATGCCACTTTAAGTTCTTTCCATCAGGGACTAGATGAACCAGCCTTTCCTGGGGAGACAAATGGTGGCAATTCAATACAGAATGGTAATCTGCTAAAGAGTGTTGCCAGCTTTGCAGCTAAGCTGTCAAGAACTGTTGGTTCATCAATTGCCGAGCCATCTGATAAAGCACTTCCGTTGCAAGGTGAAAAGTCACAAGGAAAGAAACCAAGACTATTCCATCAGGATCCTCAGAACAATGAGCAAGAGCTAAATGCTGCCCTTGTG GTGATTAAGAAGATTATGAAAACAGATGCAGCTAAGCCATTTAATGCTCCTGTGGACCCTGCAGCCTTGGGAATTCCA GATTATTTTGATGCTATTGTTTCTCCCATGGACTTTGGTACGATATGCAACAACCTAGAGTTGGGTTTAAAGTACACAGATGCAGCAGATGTCTACAAGGATGTGCAGTTAATTTGGGATAATTGTTCCAAGTACAATAAGAAAGGTGATTATACCCTGGAGCTCATGAAGCGGGCAAAGAGTAACTTTATAAAGCACTGGAATGCAGCTGGTTTATTCAGGCATCCTGAAGAAGCTGATAATG AAGCAGATCCACAGGATATTAATGGCTGTTTCACAAGGCACAACAAAGAAGGGCATATGTTTCCAGCAGGTTCCATGATCAACAACTCCATCCATCATGAAAGACCTGATTTGGTTGGTCTTTACCAGGTGCAGAGACATGAATGTTCACCTTGCTTCAGCCACATGCACTCCCAGCATATATGCTCCCAGTGCCAGTGTGAGTGCCAATCTTCAGAGTTTCAGTCCTTCCAGCGCCATCGTAGCAGACGTCGTCCTACTGCAG GTAGGCATATGTGTTCCAGTGGACCAATTAGTGGAGAGCACTACAGCCAGCGGCAGGATGAGATTAGGCCCTTCCAAAAACTCTCGTGTCAATCCTCACCTAGTTGTGGCACTCAAAGCCATTCCTGTGAGAGACCCTACAAGTATCAATCGAACTCTAGCCATCTCCAACCTTCTAGCCTACTGTCTGGCAGAGATACTCAAACTGCAG GCCATGTGCATTTACCAATTCATGGAGTCTCTTTTTCCTCGACATGCAACATATGTGAGCATGCTTGCAGTTCAGTTCCAATGGGTTATAATTCCAACCACCACAAGCACTATCAGATGTGCTCCTGTCCCATTCATGAGCATCAATCTTTGCTGAGGTGTTGTGATCAATATCAGCAACATCAGAATTCTTGTCAGCATTACTCACACTCAAGTCAGATGCGGAATACGGAGCCTGATGTTAGAGATGCTGGAAATGCAG TTGAATCTACTGTCAGACATACCGAAGGCAGACTCAGATATCCAATGGCCCCAGTTACTGATGGTAGCAGCCACCAGCAGCAGTGTCAGATGGGTCCAAGCCAAGTGCCATCATCCCCAACGATGCATAGCAACTCATGTCAGCCTCAGGGAAAGAGGTATCAGTGCCAGTTAGACTTTGGTCATTCAGAAAGACCCCTGCCAGAAGACAGGCCAAATATTGGTGGAGCAG AACATTCAAATATCCCACCACATGCAGAATCTACCATTAGACATGAGACTGACTATTCGGGTAGCCCAGATGATAATGATGATAGCAGCGATGAGCAGGAATTTCAGCTAGGCCCCAATGAGTTACAGTCACCCTTATTGGGCCAGTCAGATGAGCCAAAGGAAGATGGCCCCCAATTTCAACCAAGCTCAAGCCAACCAGAACCTCCCATGCCGCAGAGTGGGGCTAATATGACAAATGCAG ACCACGCTGGTTTGGAGAGAAAAACTCGAGGGCGAGGACCCACACGGTGCCTTAAGTTGTTGGCAGAAGGGATGCGGATATCAGTCACCACAAATGAACTGGGGCAACCCGTTGGCCCTGAGGCTTCAAAATTGGTTAGCTTTCTGGGCACTCTTGCAAGGAATGGAAATTTGGCACCTCTTACATACGTTGACTGGAGGGCTGTGCCTGAAGAGAGCAAGGAGAATATGTGGGAGGAAGTTCAG AAGAAGTTTGAAATTGACCCAAATAGTAAAAGTTGGGTTATTAAATCCCTTGGCAAAAAGTGGAAAGACTGGAAATCCAAGTTGAAGACGGCACATTACATCACTCATGCAACTGATGAGGAGAGGCTAGCTGACCGTGATGAGAGAGTCCTTCCAGAACAATGGGCCTACCTTGTTTCACATTGGAGTTCCGAGGAAGCAGAG AAACGGAGTGCTACAAATAGGGCTAATCGTGCACAGCAGAAGTTTGGGCACGTTACAGGAACCAAGAGCTTTGCACGGATACGTGAAGAGCAG CGTGTTAAGAGATCTGATGGGAAGGCTCCATCTCGGGCAGAGCTATTCATCTTGACTCGCACGCGCAAAGATGGAAAGCCTGTAAATGAAGCATCCTCTGCTGTAATT ACCCAGCTTCGTGAAATTGGAAGTCAACGACAGAATGCCTTCCAGAACAACAATGCTGGAGGTGACGTCTTCTCTCAGGTTGTGGGTCGAGATAGACATGGTCGTGTGCGTTGTCTTGGATTGGGTCCATCTCCTTCTGATTTTGTGGGACAAAAACCTACGCAGGCTGAGGCCATGAAAATGGTGACAGAGGCGAATGATGAGGTACGCCAGATGAAAGAGCGGTTGGTGGCCATGGAGCAGACTTGTACGCAGATGGCACAACAGATGGCTACTATGATGTCGATGATGTCATCCATGCAGAAAAACTCGACAGCTGACAATGTGCCTGATGTA GTTGTTAATGGCTCAGGCAATTCCGAAGGTTCACCAGATCAGCAAGTACAATCCTTGCCATTAAGACGCTCAAGTAGAAAAGGCAAATTTTAG
- the LOC113731922 gene encoding uncharacterized protein isoform X6, which produces MKRKRGSVRRKPKKTPVPVANNASANSSFLNAQGYSGDHDGCDGFDPTMEGETAHANATLSSFHQGLDEPAFPGETNGGNSIQNGNLLKSVASFAAKLSRTVGSSIAEPSDKALPLQGEKSQGKKPRLFHQDPQNNEQELNAALVVIKKIMKTDAAKPFNAPVDPAALGIPDYFDAIVSPMDFGTICNNLELGLKYTDAADVYKDVQLIWDNCSKYNKKGDYTLELMKRAKSNFIKHWNAAGLFRHPEEADNVHLEADPQDINGCFTRHNKEGHMFPAGSMINNSIHHERPDLVGLYQVQRHECSPCFSHMHSQHICSQCQCECQSSEFQSFQRHRSRRRPTAGHVHLPIHGVSFSSTCNICEHACSSVPMGYNSNHHKHYQMCSCPIHEHQSLLRCCDQYQQHQNSCQHYSHSSQMRNTEPDVRDAGNAVESTVRHTEGRLRYPMAPVTDGSSHQQQCQMGPSQVPSSPTMHSNSCQPQGKRYQCQLDFGHSERPLPEDRPNIGGAEHSNIPPHAESTIRHETDYSGSPDDNDDSSDEQEFQLGPNELQSPLLGQSDEPKEDGPQFQPSSSQPEPPMPQSGANMTNADHAGLERKTRGRGPTRCLKLLAEGMRISVTTNELGQPVGPEASKLVSFLGTLARNGNLAPLTYVDWRAVPEESKENMWEEVQKKFEIDPNSKSWVIKSLGKKWKDWKSKLKTAHYITHATDEERLADRDERVLPEQWAYLVSHWSSEEAEKRSATNRANRAQQKFGHVTGTKSFARIREEQRVKRSDGKAPSRAELFILTRTRKDGKPVNEASSAVITQLREIGSQRQNAFQNNNAGGDVFSQVVGRDRHGRVRCLGLGPSPSDFVGQKPTQAEAMKMVTEANDEVRQMKERLVAMEQTCTQMAQQMATMMSMMSSMQKNSTADNVPDVVVNGSGNSEGSPDQQVQSLPLRRSSRKGKF; this is translated from the exons ATGAAGCGCAAGCGTGGATCCGTTAGACGCAAGCCTAAAAAAACACCAGTGCCAGTTGCTAATAATGCATCTGcaaattcttcttttttgaATGCTCAAGGTTATTCTGGGGATCATGATGGATGTGATGGATTTGATCCTACCATGGAGGGTGAAACAGCACATGCAAATGCCACTTTAAGTTCTTTCCATCAGGGACTAGATGAACCAGCCTTTCCTGGGGAGACAAATGGTGGCAATTCAATACAGAATGGTAATCTGCTAAAGAGTGTTGCCAGCTTTGCAGCTAAGCTGTCAAGAACTGTTGGTTCATCAATTGCCGAGCCATCTGATAAAGCACTTCCGTTGCAAGGTGAAAAGTCACAAGGAAAGAAACCAAGACTATTCCATCAGGATCCTCAGAACAATGAGCAAGAGCTAAATGCTGCCCTTGTG GTGATTAAGAAGATTATGAAAACAGATGCAGCTAAGCCATTTAATGCTCCTGTGGACCCTGCAGCCTTGGGAATTCCA GATTATTTTGATGCTATTGTTTCTCCCATGGACTTTGGTACGATATGCAACAACCTAGAGTTGGGTTTAAAGTACACAGATGCAGCAGATGTCTACAAGGATGTGCAGTTAATTTGGGATAATTGTTCCAAGTACAATAAGAAAGGTGATTATACCCTGGAGCTCATGAAGCGGGCAAAGAGTAACTTTATAAAGCACTGGAATGCAGCTGGTTTATTCAGGCATCCTGAAGAAGCTGATAATG TACATTTAGAAGCAGATCCACAGGATATTAATGGCTGTTTCACAAGGCACAACAAAGAAGGGCATATGTTTCCAGCAGGTTCCATGATCAACAACTCCATCCATCATGAAAGACCTGATTTGGTTGGTCTTTACCAGGTGCAGAGACATGAATGTTCACCTTGCTTCAGCCACATGCACTCCCAGCATATATGCTCCCAGTGCCAGTGTGAGTGCCAATCTTCAGAGTTTCAGTCCTTCCAGCGCCATCGTAGCAGACGTCGTCCTACTGCAG GCCATGTGCATTTACCAATTCATGGAGTCTCTTTTTCCTCGACATGCAACATATGTGAGCATGCTTGCAGTTCAGTTCCAATGGGTTATAATTCCAACCACCACAAGCACTATCAGATGTGCTCCTGTCCCATTCATGAGCATCAATCTTTGCTGAGGTGTTGTGATCAATATCAGCAACATCAGAATTCTTGTCAGCATTACTCACACTCAAGTCAGATGCGGAATACGGAGCCTGATGTTAGAGATGCTGGAAATGCAG TTGAATCTACTGTCAGACATACCGAAGGCAGACTCAGATATCCAATGGCCCCAGTTACTGATGGTAGCAGCCACCAGCAGCAGTGTCAGATGGGTCCAAGCCAAGTGCCATCATCCCCAACGATGCATAGCAACTCATGTCAGCCTCAGGGAAAGAGGTATCAGTGCCAGTTAGACTTTGGTCATTCAGAAAGACCCCTGCCAGAAGACAGGCCAAATATTGGTGGAGCAG AACATTCAAATATCCCACCACATGCAGAATCTACCATTAGACATGAGACTGACTATTCGGGTAGCCCAGATGATAATGATGATAGCAGCGATGAGCAGGAATTTCAGCTAGGCCCCAATGAGTTACAGTCACCCTTATTGGGCCAGTCAGATGAGCCAAAGGAAGATGGCCCCCAATTTCAACCAAGCTCAAGCCAACCAGAACCTCCCATGCCGCAGAGTGGGGCTAATATGACAAATGCAG ACCACGCTGGTTTGGAGAGAAAAACTCGAGGGCGAGGACCCACACGGTGCCTTAAGTTGTTGGCAGAAGGGATGCGGATATCAGTCACCACAAATGAACTGGGGCAACCCGTTGGCCCTGAGGCTTCAAAATTGGTTAGCTTTCTGGGCACTCTTGCAAGGAATGGAAATTTGGCACCTCTTACATACGTTGACTGGAGGGCTGTGCCTGAAGAGAGCAAGGAGAATATGTGGGAGGAAGTTCAG AAGAAGTTTGAAATTGACCCAAATAGTAAAAGTTGGGTTATTAAATCCCTTGGCAAAAAGTGGAAAGACTGGAAATCCAAGTTGAAGACGGCACATTACATCACTCATGCAACTGATGAGGAGAGGCTAGCTGACCGTGATGAGAGAGTCCTTCCAGAACAATGGGCCTACCTTGTTTCACATTGGAGTTCCGAGGAAGCAGAG AAACGGAGTGCTACAAATAGGGCTAATCGTGCACAGCAGAAGTTTGGGCACGTTACAGGAACCAAGAGCTTTGCACGGATACGTGAAGAGCAG CGTGTTAAGAGATCTGATGGGAAGGCTCCATCTCGGGCAGAGCTATTCATCTTGACTCGCACGCGCAAAGATGGAAAGCCTGTAAATGAAGCATCCTCTGCTGTAATT ACCCAGCTTCGTGAAATTGGAAGTCAACGACAGAATGCCTTCCAGAACAACAATGCTGGAGGTGACGTCTTCTCTCAGGTTGTGGGTCGAGATAGACATGGTCGTGTGCGTTGTCTTGGATTGGGTCCATCTCCTTCTGATTTTGTGGGACAAAAACCTACGCAGGCTGAGGCCATGAAAATGGTGACAGAGGCGAATGATGAGGTACGCCAGATGAAAGAGCGGTTGGTGGCCATGGAGCAGACTTGTACGCAGATGGCACAACAGATGGCTACTATGATGTCGATGATGTCATCCATGCAGAAAAACTCGACAGCTGACAATGTGCCTGATGTA GTTGTTAATGGCTCAGGCAATTCCGAAGGTTCACCAGATCAGCAAGTACAATCCTTGCCATTAAGACGCTCAAGTAGAAAAGGCAAATTTTAG